From Mauremys mutica isolate MM-2020 ecotype Southern chromosome 15, ASM2049712v1, whole genome shotgun sequence, one genomic window encodes:
- the LOC123349971 gene encoding uncharacterized protein LOC123349971, whose amino-acid sequence METMVSGRMPRAGLLLLPLLLCFGPETVGSINPAALRETVDHVDKDGLAVEYAFAVSLQKASCENPSGLEQVLRRNKLRDMQAAINPEGVLYDPDEGPIVAARMQRLGRAGEHTEWRLLQGDRNSPVQKLLARTYNERSCLIFFTVRSPCAGTCLLVKRPHNILRMVSDTFRPIDHNYKAFIFRQIYRQDRDLDSQSLLEAWHQLPNVPLLRCDTNGCRDCRGNDPKTDPNTCLDEIRAMRQPLHPSAAPSEALAPSAAPSEALAPSAA is encoded by the exons ATGGAAACCATG GTGTCGGGACGGATGCCCAGGGCTggactcctgctgctgccacttcTCCTCTGCTTCGGGCCAGAGACTGTCGGGAGCATCAACCCGGCCGCGCTCAGAGAGACTGTGGATCATGTAGATAA GGATGGGTTGGCTGTTGAATACGCCTTCGCCGTCAGCCTGCAGAAAGCCAGTTGTGAGAACCCATCCGGTCTGGAACAGGTGCTGCGCAGGAACAAGCTGCGGGACATGCAGGCGGCCATCAACCCAGAGGGTGTCCTGTACGACCCAGACGAAGGGCCCATTGTGGCTGCCCGGATGCAGCgcctgggcagggcgggggaacACACCGAATGGCGCCTGCTCCAGGGCGACCGGAACAGCCCCGTGCAGAAGCTCCTGGCCCGGACCTACAATGAGAGAAGCTGCCTGATCTTCTTCACCGTCCGCTCGCCCTGTGCGGGGACGTGCCTGCTGGTGAAGAGGCCCCACAACATCCTACGGATGGTGAGCGACACCTTCCGCCCCATCGACCACAACTACAAGGCCTTCATCTTCCGGCAGATCTACCGTCAGGACCGGGACCTGGATTCCCAAAGCCTGCTGGAGGCCTGGCACCAGCTGCCCAACGTGCCCCTGCTGCGCTGTGACACCAACGGCTGCAGGGACTGCAGAGGGAACGACCCCAAAACCGACCCCAACACCTGCCTGGATGAGATTCGAGCCATGAGGCAGCCGCTGCACCCATCTG CGGCCCCCTCAGAGGCCTTGGCCCCCTCAGCAGCCCCCTCAGAGGCCTTGGCCCCCTCAGCAGCCTAG